Proteins from a genomic interval of Piscinibacter sp. HJYY11:
- a CDS encoding DUF1045 domain-containing protein, whose protein sequence is MNHRYALYYAPPPTHPLWRAGCEWLQRDPSSPEAPPPQRAHVREPWRYGFHATLKPPMRLAEGRDEASLHDAIDRLAQRTPAFAMPALSVQWLSGFLAIRPAAEPLSRRHPLHRLADDAVAQLDAWRAPPTPEETQRRLKLRLDDEQQDLLQRYGYPHVMARWRFHMTLTDSLPHDMGLRAALQRETERHFKTALAQPLVCDAICLFVEPAPGVPFRLVQRFALAPPP, encoded by the coding sequence ATGAACCACCGCTACGCGCTCTATTACGCCCCGCCCCCCACGCACCCGCTCTGGCGCGCCGGCTGCGAGTGGCTGCAACGAGACCCTTCCAGCCCCGAGGCGCCGCCGCCGCAGCGTGCCCATGTGCGCGAGCCCTGGCGCTATGGCTTCCACGCCACGCTGAAGCCGCCGATGCGCCTGGCCGAAGGGCGCGACGAGGCGAGCCTGCACGACGCGATCGACCGGCTCGCGCAGCGCACGCCGGCGTTTGCGATGCCGGCCTTGTCGGTGCAATGGTTGAGCGGCTTCCTGGCGATCCGCCCGGCCGCCGAGCCGCTGTCACGCCGGCACCCGCTGCACCGCCTGGCCGACGATGCGGTGGCCCAGCTCGACGCCTGGCGCGCGCCGCCCACGCCCGAGGAAACGCAGCGCCGACTGAAGCTCCGGCTCGACGACGAGCAGCAGGATTTGCTGCAACGCTACGGCTACCCGCACGTGATGGCGCGCTGGCGCTTCCACATGACGCTCACCGATTCGCTCCCGCACGACATGGGCCTGCGGGCAGCCCTGCAGCGCGAGACGGAGCGCCACTTCAAGACAGCGCTGGCGCAGCCGCTGGTGTGCGATGCGATCTGCCTCTTCGTCGAGCCGGCGCCGGGCGTGCCCTTCCGGCTGGTGCAGCGCTTCGCCCTCGCTCCCCCGCCGTAG
- a CDS encoding phosphonate metabolism protein/1,5-bisphosphokinase (PRPP-forming) PhnN codes for MRHHDLAQHLHTHSQHLLVVVGRSGVGKDAVIGAWLRRFPAGARPHLAQRVITRERHSSEDHEPVTVADFLGMAAGGYFGFRWQAHGLHYGVRWSELAPLREGRCVVLNGSRQHLPQLREVAPQARVVEIVLPDALRAARLHGRGRETPAELGSRLSRTAPDSGADLVIDNSGPLDDTVAGLHAWWSASALAPLAPRTRQPAQP; via the coding sequence ATGCGGCACCACGACCTCGCCCAGCACCTGCACACCCACAGCCAGCACCTGCTGGTGGTGGTCGGCCGATCGGGTGTGGGCAAGGACGCGGTGATCGGCGCCTGGCTGCGCCGCTTCCCGGCCGGTGCGCGGCCGCACCTGGCGCAGCGCGTCATCACCCGCGAGCGCCACAGCAGCGAAGACCACGAGCCGGTCACGGTCGCCGACTTCCTGGGCATGGCGGCCGGGGGCTACTTCGGCTTCCGATGGCAGGCCCACGGGCTGCATTACGGCGTGCGCTGGTCCGAGCTGGCACCGCTGCGCGAAGGCCGCTGCGTGGTGCTCAACGGCTCGCGCCAGCACCTGCCGCAGCTGCGCGAAGTGGCCCCGCAGGCGCGCGTGGTCGAGATCGTGCTGCCCGACGCGCTGCGCGCCGCCCGCCTGCACGGCCGCGGCCGCGAGACACCCGCCGAACTGGGCAGCCGGCTCTCGCGCACCGCACCCGACAGCGGCGCCGACCTCGTCATCGACAACAGCGGCCCGCTCGACGACACCGTGGCCGGGCTGCACGCCTGGTGGTCGGCGAGCGCCCTGGCTCCATTGGCTCCTCGCACGCGCCAGCCGGCGCAACCGTGA
- a CDS encoding GTP cyclohydrolase II: MSSDKVGEARASKHIRLTSHPGPNATPGIVWGAPTPEERGPVIGTTTNRQHRNVVGTHSGSYGVYRALAVAAGNLVKGHRADLTNTAPTTPIGPYPQWGDPHKIVSLDPWGAAVGEVFAEQIAAGYDIRPTIAVTQAHVHLPEIKQAIAFQRLKTDGKILLDDASAVVTKVAVEPVWWIEGVAKRFNVSEADLRRVMFEETGGMYPELVTRSDIGIFLPPIGGQTLYIFGDPRDLANPEVTLTARVHDECNGSDVFGSDICTCRPYLTHAIEECIKGAQQGGVGLIAYSRKEGRALGEVTKFLVYNARKRQVGGDSADKYFLRTECVAGVQDMRFQELMPDVLHWLGVRKIHRLVSMSNDKYDAITGSGIEVGERVKIPDELVPADAKVEIEAKIAAGYFTDGAVPDDAKLAATKGRDLV; encoded by the coding sequence ATGAGCAGCGACAAGGTCGGCGAGGCACGGGCTTCCAAGCACATCCGCCTCACTTCGCACCCCGGGCCCAACGCAACACCCGGCATCGTCTGGGGCGCCCCCACGCCCGAAGAGCGCGGGCCGGTGATCGGCACCACGACGAACCGCCAGCACCGCAACGTGGTCGGCACGCACAGCGGCAGCTACGGCGTCTACCGTGCGCTGGCGGTCGCCGCCGGCAACCTGGTGAAAGGCCACCGCGCCGACCTCACCAACACCGCGCCCACCACACCCATCGGCCCCTACCCGCAGTGGGGCGACCCGCACAAGATCGTGTCGCTCGACCCCTGGGGAGCGGCGGTCGGCGAGGTGTTCGCCGAGCAGATCGCCGCCGGCTATGACATCCGCCCGACCATCGCGGTGACACAGGCGCATGTGCACCTGCCCGAGATCAAGCAGGCCATCGCCTTCCAGCGGCTGAAGACCGACGGGAAGATCCTGCTCGACGACGCCTCGGCGGTGGTGACCAAGGTGGCCGTCGAGCCGGTGTGGTGGATCGAGGGCGTGGCCAAACGCTTCAACGTGAGCGAGGCCGACCTGCGGCGCGTGATGTTCGAAGAGACCGGTGGCATGTACCCCGAGCTCGTGACGCGCAGCGACATCGGCATCTTCCTGCCGCCGATCGGCGGGCAGACGCTCTACATCTTCGGCGACCCGCGCGACCTGGCGAACCCCGAGGTGACGCTCACCGCGCGGGTGCACGACGAGTGCAACGGGTCGGACGTGTTCGGCTCCGACATCTGCACCTGCCGGCCCTACCTCACGCATGCCATCGAAGAGTGCATCAAGGGCGCCCAGCAAGGCGGCGTGGGCCTGATCGCCTACAGCCGCAAGGAAGGGCGTGCGCTCGGCGAGGTGACGAAATTCCTCGTCTACAACGCGCGCAAGCGCCAGGTGGGCGGCGACAGCGCCGACAAGTATTTCCTGCGCACCGAGTGCGTGGCCGGCGTGCAGGACATGCGCTTCCAGGAGCTGATGCCCGACGTGCTGCACTGGCTGGGCGTGAGGAAGATCCACCGCCTGGTGAGCATGAGCAACGACAAGTACGACGCCATCACGGGCAGCGGCATCGAGGTGGGCGAGCGCGTCAAGATCCCCGACGAGCTGGTGCCGGCCGATGCAAAGGTGGAGATCGAAGCCAAGATCGCGGCGGGTTACTTCACCGACGGGGCGGTGCCTGACGACGCGAAGCTCGCCGCCACGAAAGGGCGGGATCTTGTCTGA